A stretch of the Ornithodoros turicata isolate Travis chromosome 4, ASM3712646v1, whole genome shotgun sequence genome encodes the following:
- the LOC135392648 gene encoding phospholipase ABHD3-like, translated as MSHYSIVASVVGTAFALYYVVTSSKKPCLVCGEGTFRNFLLTRCSFIRERFLPTPWCFTSHAQTLVALLLQKKKPDIAYNRQLLTLSDGGVCALDWFGEENAQPDRPTVLVLPGLTADSQVYYIKSLVPLIGDLGCRCVVLNHRGDGGVPLKTLRLRSCLNTDDIFDVLAAVKTKYPSTSVLSVAYSFGGVVLTHYLSQTGVEALIDAALVISTPTDLLAATENLQRVGPNLMINHYLTKYLVDCVQRNRDVIEAKLNVNTLSKCKTVKQFDACFTAPLLGFGSVEDYYKASCLNGKLGTVRRPLLFLTARDDIFVPKDSMPLDEIKESGFVAAVLIPRGGHIGFVDGLLFPSPPFYSERFAARYVDSWLQYGAEEFRGFAE; from the exons ATGTCGCACTACAGCATCGTCGCATCCGTCGTAGGAACTGCCTTCGCCCTCTACTACGTCGTAACCTCTTCGAAGAAACCATGTCTCGTGTGCGGGGAAGGGACCTTTCGAAACTTCCTCCTCACGAGGTGTTCCTTCATCCGCGAACGGTTCCTGCCAACTCCCTGGTGCTTCACGAGCCACGCCCAGACATTGGTGGCCCTGTTGTTGCAGAAGAAAAAGCCCGACATCGCGTACAACCGGCAGCTCTTGACCCTTTCTGACGGTGGTGTCTGTGCCCTGGATTGGTTCGGCGAAGAAAACGCCCAACCTGATAGACCCACTGTTCTCGTCTTGCCCGGCCTCACTGCGGACAGCCAG GTGTACTACATAAAGTCCTTGGTCCCTCTCATTGGCGACCTGGGATGCCGGTGCGTCGTCCTCAACCATCGAGGCGATGGCGGCGTCCCACTCAAGACACTCCGCTTGCGCTCCTGCCTCAATACAGACGACATCTTCGACGTCCTCGCCGCCGTCAAAACCAAGTATCCTTCAACGTCGGTACTGAGCGTTGCCTATTCGTTCGGAGGCGTCGTCCTCACCCACTATCTATCGCAAACAGGCGTTGAAGCCCTCATCGACGCGGCTCTCGTGATCTCGACCCCGACAGACCTCCTGGCTGCCACCGAGAACCTGCAGAGGGTGGGGCCTAACCTTATGATCAACCACTACCTGACCAAGTATCTCGTGGACTGCGTCCAGCGAAACCGTGACGTCATCGAAGCCAAGCTGAATGTCAACACGCTGTCCAAGTGCAAGACCGTCAAGCAGTTTGACGCCTGTTTTACGGCGCCGCTACTCGGGTTCGGGTCCGTGGAAGATTACTACAAGGCTTCCTGCCTGAACGGAAAGTTGGGGACAGTGCGTCGACCCCTGCTGTTTCTGACAGCCAGAGACGATATCTTTGTGCCCAAGGACTCGATGCCTCTCGACGAGATAAAGGAGTCTGGCTTCGTGGCGGCGGTCCTCATACCTCGTGGTGGCCATATTGGATTTGTGGACGGCTTGCTGTTTCCATCGCCGCCCTTTTACTCGGAGCGCTTTGCGGCGAGGTACGTGGATTCCTGGCTGCAGTACGGCGCAGAGGAGTTTCGAGGATTTGCCGAGTAA